The Pichia kudriavzevii chromosome 3, complete sequence nucleotide sequence CTTTGCagtgatttcaaaatcctTGGTTCTGTAGAGAGTGATGATCTTTGTAGATGGATAAGATGCACCCTTGGCGAAAACTTCCAAATGATCGGTATCTTCTGCACCTTGTTCCCAAGAGTAAGTGACAGAATACAaattgatatcttcaaacttgaatGGCTTGACTCTCAAAGTTGGAGAATGCATTGCACAGATGAAAGCTGCACCCTTTGCAATAGATTCATCTTGATTCAAAGTGGTAGAAAATGGCATACCAAAGACTTCAGTGATTGTTTGCTTTAAACATGGGATTCTAGTAGTACCACCAATTAATTCAACTGAATCGATTTGTTCAGTAGTTAAACCAGCCATTGAGAGTGCGTCTCTTGCAGGATTTGCTGCTCTTTCTAATAGTGGTTTAACtaattcttccaaatcttctCTTGTCAATTGGGATGAgacatcaacatcattcATGACAGATTCAATATTAATTGGAGCTGCAGTGTTTGCAGATAAGACCTTCTTCAGCTTTTCTGCTGCTGCTAAGACTCTAGAGTAAGCCTTTGGATTGGTTCTAATATCAATCTTatatttttccttgaattCATCTGCAAAATGTTCAGTGATGGCCTTGTCAAAGTTTCTACCACCAAAATGCTTATCATAACCAACACCTAGAACCTTCATTTCACCCTTTTTAATTGCAGCAATGGTACAAGTGTAAGAAGAATGGCcaatatcaataaaggCAACCTTCtttggttcttcttctggtAAATCGGTCTTGAAGACACCATAACCAACAGCTGCAGCAGTGACCTCATTGACAATTCTGACTGGATTCAATCCAACAATCTTACAAGCATCAGCAGCGGCTCTTCTTTGGGTCTCGGTGTACCAGACTGGAACAGCCAAACAAATGTCCTTGATGTTGGACTTGGTTTCCTTCTCGGTGATTTGcttcaacttgttcaaGTACATTGCAGCCAACTGTAAGGAGGTGAATTCTTGTTGCTCACCTTGGTATCTAACCTTTGCAGCAACTTCACCATCCTTTTCAACCAGCTGGACGTGAGAGTAGTTGTTCTCAACTGGCAGGTCTGGTGATGATGGCTTCAAACCTAGGATTCTCTTGATACCGGTAACGGTGTTCTTAATGTTCGAAGTCTCTTGGGTCTTACCAGATTCACCAATGGATCTGTTCTTCATACCAAACCCAATGATGGTTGGTGTAGCTCTGTTGGAAACTTCGTTGACAACGACATCAATACCTCTGTTTCTTGCAACCGCAACAACGGAGTTGTTGTTACCTAAATCGACACCAAATGGGGTAGACATTGTGTTCTTGTTTAAAATGGACAATTTAAGCtgttaataataaaataaactatTTGCCATCAGAAACTGTCCAACTTATCCATCTTGGAAAGTGTCCCTACccttcaatttattgagGAAACTAAAAATTTTCACTCGCTCCTATATAAAAGTGGCGCATGCGGCCCAAACCCCATGTAAAGGTGAGAAACGTGGCACAGGCTACAAAATCTCGCTTCTTCGAGAATGTTCGATGTTGTTCCCCTTTGGATATTGTCTGATAGTCACAACCAGAGTTTCAAGTTACACAGGA carries:
- a CDS encoding uncharacterized protein (PKUD0C10700; similar to Saccharomyces cerevisiae YBR169C (SSE2) and YPL106C (SSE1); ancestral locus Anc_8.590) — translated: MSTPFGVDLGNNNSVVAVARNRGIDVVVNEVSNRATPTIIGFGMKNRSIGESGKTQETSNIKNTVTGIKRILGLKPSSPDLPVENNYSHVQLVEKDGEVAAKVRYQGEQQEFTSLQLAAMYLNKLKQITEKETKSNIKDICLAVPVWYTETQRRAAADACKIVGLNPVRIVNEVTAAAVGYGVFKTDLPEEEPKKVAFIDIGHSSYTCTIAAIKKGEMKVLGVGYDKHFGGRNFDKAITEHFADEFKEKYKIDIRTNPKAYSRVLAAAEKLKKVLSANTAAPINIESVMNDVDVSSQLTREDLEELVKPLLERAANPARDALSMAGLTTEQIDSVELIGGTTRIPCLKQTITEVFGMPFSTTLNQDESIAKGAAFICAMHSPTLRVKPFKFEDINLYSVTYSWEQGAEDTDHLEVFAKGASYPSTKIITLYRTKDFEITAKYTNLEELPQGTNETIAKWTISGVEVAEGEDSATVKVKVRQDPSGFYTIEEAYIVAEKEFKELVEQPESTEEPKEGEEAEVKEPEYKIVKKLVKTKDLNVEYFGQCLPSNILDELMEKEGKMVACDKLVAETEEKKNALEEYIYTLRGKLEDEYKDFASDEEKEKLSNMLMKTEEWLYDEGYDSTKGKYVAKYEELAAIGNLIKGRYNAKQAELKQKANAKNEASAAADIFAKIAANRKKDADGDAQMD